In Dehalococcoidia bacterium, a genomic segment contains:
- a CDS encoding molecular chaperone TorD family protein, translating into MRRWARLARLRQGMYRLLALSFLPPADDRWGQMVAGARYLRQDDGIARPLPFYSPWRLFSQAILKSHPQEVSSEHVRLFGPGGPVPLWETAYLTLDPLSQGEVVADITQAYLRAGLRPSSQGPDHLSAELEFMSFLCGSEATAWEEGEVTSLRRQLKRQGRFLDRHLCLWLPHLVRRLETAHALSLFLEGAKAAWALACHDRDMAHLLDTELAQATGG; encoded by the coding sequence ATGAGGCGGTGGGCCCGCCTGGCCCGCCTGCGGCAGGGGATGTATAGGCTCTTGGCCCTATCTTTCCTGCCCCCCGCAGACGACAGGTGGGGCCAGATGGTAGCAGGGGCACGCTACCTTCGCCAGGACGATGGCATAGCGCGCCCCTTGCCCTTCTACAGCCCGTGGCGCCTCTTCTCCCAGGCCATCCTGAAGTCCCACCCTCAGGAGGTATCATCCGAACATGTCCGCCTGTTTGGGCCTGGGGGCCCTGTGCCCCTCTGGGAAACGGCCTATCTGACCCTCGACCCTCTGTCCCAGGGGGAGGTGGTGGCGGATATCACCCAGGCCTATTTGCGGGCGGGCCTGCGCCCCTCCTCCCAGGGGCCCGATCATCTGAGCGCCGAGCTGGAGTTCATGAGCTTCCTTTGCGGGAGCGAGGCCACGGCATGGGAGGAGGGGGAGGTGACATCCCTGCGCCGCCAGCTCAAACGCCAGGGTAGGTTCCTGGACCGGCATCTCTGCCTCTGGCTGCCCCACCTGGTGCGGAGGCTGGAGACGGCCCACGCCCTGTCCCTCTTCCTGGAAGGGGCCAAGGCTGCCTGGGCCCTGGCCTGTCACGACCGCGACATGGCCCATCTCCTGGACACTGAGCTGGCCCAGGCGACGGGGGGATAG
- a CDS encoding 4Fe-4S binding protein yields MTVLVLLCQDLAHHGLSPQALARFAEEEGAQAVVVPGLCLHPDRIRRAAAGAEALVIATCHQWQAEGAIERHARAAGISPLALQVVPLARICQGDADPMGKAQAALAGALARARAFPGARPENLRPALPSRGPRVSRRALLSLPSLVYRPVPTLHKGLCAAERGCRHCVSQCPHGALYEDGGIIHLRREACTSCGLCVTACPHQALQMPGWGPPEVAAQMAALLERGGGRGLAFICPQSPPPGGPWLAVNVPCAAAVPLAAMLTPLSRGAPAVAIVHCGALCRSGRRSQVEEKLGFAQALLEALGLGKGRIFLAETSEKGTLLPSPVGPAAATTSRPGLPHPSLAGAGADAAAVMELSHGQDVYLLHTGSPLGMVQIDPEACTVCGTCAGACPTSAIRYTEEEARVSLTFDPRVCIACGQCLEVCPERERGAIVLRRGVDTTFLRRGPETVAQDRLVLCRRCQGPVASQKMVQRVIAMLGPQVSTQRLAELCSQCRGLPF; encoded by the coding sequence GTGACCGTGCTGGTCCTCCTGTGCCAAGACCTGGCTCACCATGGCCTCTCCCCTCAGGCCCTGGCCAGGTTTGCGGAGGAGGAGGGGGCACAGGCCGTGGTGGTGCCTGGCCTCTGCCTCCATCCAGACCGGATACGGAGAGCAGCAGCAGGAGCAGAGGCGCTGGTGATAGCCACCTGCCACCAATGGCAGGCCGAGGGGGCTATAGAGCGCCACGCCCGTGCTGCAGGCATCAGCCCCCTGGCCCTGCAGGTGGTCCCCCTGGCCCGCATCTGTCAAGGCGATGCCGACCCCATGGGGAAGGCCCAGGCCGCCCTGGCGGGGGCCTTGGCCAGGGCCCGCGCCTTCCCCGGGGCGCGCCCCGAGAACCTCCGCCCCGCCCTCCCATCCAGGGGGCCGCGGGTGAGCAGGCGGGCCCTCCTCTCCCTTCCCTCCCTTGTGTACCGGCCGGTGCCCACCCTACACAAGGGGCTATGTGCCGCCGAGCGGGGATGCCGCCATTGTGTGTCCCAGTGCCCCCATGGGGCCCTCTACGAGGACGGGGGCATCATTCACCTCAGGCGGGAGGCCTGCACCTCTTGTGGCCTCTGCGTCACTGCCTGCCCCCATCAGGCCCTGCAGATGCCGGGCTGGGGTCCACCCGAGGTGGCCGCCCAGATGGCCGCCCTGCTGGAACGGGGAGGAGGACGGGGCCTGGCCTTTATCTGCCCCCAGAGCCCTCCCCCGGGCGGTCCCTGGTTAGCCGTGAACGTGCCCTGCGCCGCTGCCGTCCCATTGGCTGCCATGCTGACCCCCCTCTCGCGGGGGGCGCCGGCGGTAGCCATCGTCCACTGCGGGGCCCTATGCCGCTCGGGACGCCGCTCCCAGGTGGAGGAGAAGCTGGGCTTCGCCCAGGCCCTCCTCGAAGCCCTGGGCCTGGGGAAGGGACGCATCTTCCTGGCCGAGACTTCGGAGAAAGGGACACTTCTTCCATCGCCCGTGGGGCCTGCCGCAGCGACCACCTCCAGGCCAGGGCTCCCCCACCCATCCCTGGCCGGGGCAGGAGCCGATGCCGCAGCGGTAATGGAGCTGTCCCATGGCCAGGACGTCTACCTCCTCCATACGGGCTCCCCCCTAGGCATGGTGCAAATAGACCCCGAGGCGTGCACCGTCTGTGGCACCTGCGCCGGCGCCTGCCCCACGAGCGCCATCCGCTACACCGAGGAGGAGGCAAGGGTATCCCTGACCTTCGACCCGCGGGTGTGCATCGCCTGCGGGCAGTGCCTGGAGGTGTGCCCAGAGCGGGAGAGGGGGGCCATCGTCCTGCGGCGAGGGGTGGACACGACCTTCCTGCGTCGAGGCCCCGAGACCGTGGCGCAAGACCGACTAGTCCTCTGCCGACGCTGTCAGGGACCGGTGGCCAGCCAGAAGATGGTGCAGCGGGTCATAGCCATGCTGGGGCCACAAGTAAGCACTCAACGCCTGGCCGAGCTCTGTAGCCAGTGCCGTGGGCTCCCCTTCTGA
- a CDS encoding DUF933 domain-containing protein has product MELAIVGLRAAGKTTLFQALAGGPVAGAVATVPVPDHRLEQLAAHFRPRKVTPPEALLHDLPPWPDHGQRLPQEAATALARADALILVVRAFHRPDVPHPQGHVDPQRDYLNLELELLYHDLDIVTRRLEKVAKVATSAPPGERKAAQRERRTLERVKACLESERPLREEELSPGERKLLSPFGLLSLRPLLVVVNSDDPAQGMEMVQALESRHGRARTAFASLCAQLELELAQMEKEEAVAFRQELGLPPEGPRALLRQAMDLLELVTFYTVVGEECRAWLVAKGTTALEAAGKIHSDMARGFVRAEVIAWDRLLAAGTLHEARARGMVRAEGKSYLVQDGDVLHILFH; this is encoded by the coding sequence GTGGAGCTAGCCATCGTCGGCCTTCGCGCAGCAGGCAAGACCACCCTTTTCCAGGCCCTGGCGGGAGGGCCCGTGGCAGGGGCGGTGGCCACCGTGCCCGTGCCCGACCATCGCCTGGAGCAGCTGGCAGCCCACTTCCGCCCCCGCAAGGTGACCCCACCGGAGGCCCTCCTCCACGATCTCCCCCCCTGGCCGGACCATGGCCAACGCCTCCCCCAAGAGGCAGCCACCGCCCTGGCCCGCGCCGATGCCCTCATCCTGGTGGTGCGGGCCTTTCACCGTCCCGACGTGCCCCACCCGCAGGGGCACGTGGATCCCCAGCGCGATTACCTGAACCTGGAGCTGGAGCTACTGTACCACGACCTGGACATCGTGACCCGGCGCCTGGAGAAGGTGGCTAAGGTGGCCACCTCTGCCCCCCCAGGTGAGAGGAAGGCCGCCCAACGCGAGCGCCGAACCCTGGAGAGGGTCAAGGCCTGCCTGGAGTCAGAACGCCCCCTGAGGGAAGAGGAGCTGTCCCCCGGGGAAAGAAAGCTCCTCTCTCCTTTCGGCCTCTTGAGCCTACGCCCCTTGCTGGTGGTGGTAAACTCCGACGACCCTGCCCAGGGCATGGAGATGGTTCAGGCCCTGGAGAGCCGCCACGGCAGGGCCCGCACCGCTTTCGCCTCCCTCTGTGCCCAGCTGGAGCTAGAGCTGGCCCAGATGGAGAAGGAGGAGGCGGTGGCCTTCCGCCAGGAGCTGGGCCTGCCCCCGGAGGGACCCAGGGCCTTGCTGCGGCAGGCCATGGACCTCCTGGAGCTGGTCACCTTCTATACGGTGGTGGGGGAGGAATGCCGCGCCTGGCTCGTCGCCAAGGGCACCACGGCCCTGGAGGCGGCAGGCAAGATCCACTCCGACATGGCCCGCGGCTTCGTGCGGGCGGAGGTCATCGCCTGGGACCGCCTGCTGGCGGCGGGCACCCTACACGAGGCCAGGGCGCGCGGAATGGTGCGGGCCGAGGGAAAGTCCTACCTGGTGCAGGACGGCGACGTGCTACACATCCTGTTCCACTAA
- the tsaA gene encoding tRNA (N6-threonylcarbamoyladenosine(37)-N6)-methyltransferase TrmO, with protein sequence MRFFEPEASGPLSPITLEPIGVVRSPVRHPRPHGWEEVEARIVLRRGMAQGLVGLEGFSHIFVLFFMHQVPAEMREGRLQAPLAEGGGLPVRGVFATRSQLRPNPIGLTVCRLLRVRGHVLWVRGLDAIDGTPVLDIKPYLPPYDAVAQASMPPWVWERGR encoded by the coding sequence ATGCGCTTCTTTGAACCTGAGGCCTCTGGCCCCCTTTCCCCTATCACCCTGGAGCCCATCGGGGTGGTGAGAAGCCCGGTAAGGCACCCCCGCCCCCATGGTTGGGAGGAGGTGGAGGCGCGCATCGTCCTGCGACGGGGTATGGCCCAGGGGCTTGTGGGCCTTGAGGGGTTCTCCCATATCTTCGTTCTTTTCTTCATGCACCAGGTGCCGGCGGAGATGCGGGAGGGCCGCCTGCAAGCCCCACTGGCCGAGGGCGGGGGCCTGCCCGTGCGGGGCGTCTTCGCCACCCGGAGCCAGCTACGGCCCAACCCCATCGGCCTCACCGTTTGCCGCCTTCTGCGGGTGAGGGGGCATGTCCTGTGGGTGCGAGGCCTAGATGCTATAGATGGCACGCCGGTGCTGGACATCAAGCCCTATCTGCCGCCCTATGATGCTGTAGCCCAGGCCAGCATGCCCCCCTGGGTGTGGGAGAGGGGCCGTTAA
- the sfsA gene encoding DNA/RNA nuclease SfsA, protein MPQGLVSARLVARLNRFAVEVEVAGGRAQAHLANSGRLQELMVPGAPVLLAPRAGQGRKTPFDLVLVQVDGVWVSADARLPNHLLREAVEEGRLEAFAGQRVAATEPSFQGVRLDLLLAGPQGDIMVEAKSVTLVVDGVGLFPDAPTERGRRHLAALVAARRLGLGAAVVFVIQRPDVVSFAAHVGADPRFAEALRWAAGEGVAVLAYRCLVDPQEVRLDSPVPVVL, encoded by the coding sequence TTGCCTCAGGGTCTAGTATCGGCCAGGTTGGTGGCCCGCCTCAACCGCTTCGCCGTGGAGGTGGAGGTGGCTGGGGGAAGGGCCCAGGCCCATCTGGCCAACTCCGGTCGCCTCCAGGAGCTCATGGTGCCGGGGGCTCCTGTCCTCCTGGCCCCCAGGGCGGGGCAGGGACGCAAGACCCCCTTCGACCTGGTGCTGGTGCAGGTGGATGGGGTGTGGGTCTCGGCCGATGCCCGCCTTCCCAACCACCTGCTGCGGGAGGCGGTGGAGGAGGGGAGGTTGGAGGCCTTCGCCGGACAAAGGGTGGCCGCCACCGAGCCCTCCTTCCAGGGGGTGCGTCTGGACCTCCTCCTGGCGGGGCCCCAGGGCGATATTATGGTGGAGGCCAAGTCCGTCACCCTAGTGGTGGACGGAGTGGGGTTGTTCCCCGATGCGCCCACGGAGCGGGGAAGGCGCCACCTGGCAGCCTTGGTGGCTGCTCGCCGCCTGGGCCTGGGGGCAGCGGTGGTGTTCGTCATCCAGAGGCCTGATGTCGTCTCCTTTGCAGCGCACGTGGGCGCTGACCCGCGCTTCGCCGAGGCCTTGCGGTGGGCAGCTGGGGAAGGGGTCGCTGTGCTGGCCTATCGTTGCCTAGTGGACCCCCAGGAGGTGCGCTTGGACAGCCCTGTGCCGGTGGTCCTGTGA
- a CDS encoding MFS transporter has protein sequence MARRPLPLALGFVLMLGAADLLGDLTFEGGRSIAGPFLGSLGAGAVAIATLSGLGEMAGLLVRLASGYLSDRIPRLWPLALWGYAINQLSVPSLALVFQWPLGALLLVAERMGRGTRAPPRDLMLSYAALRLGPGWTFGLHEAMDQLGAMAGPLLVALVVQLGLGYRGAFAVLLAPALACLSLLWWTRLRYPQPMAMERAEADTIDSPSPLPLRFWAYVAALALVAAGYVDFPLIAFHLHKEEVGVATPPLLYGLAMGVDALAALALGRLFDYVGLRAMALAALISAPFGPLFFLTDSPPLWALAAAQWGVGMAAQESIMRAAVVTMVPRGRRGLAFGLLNAIYGLAWFAGSALMGLLYDISLPALASLAAAAQVAAALLFMALAKGMGHARGADSPTG, from the coding sequence TTGGCCCGCAGACCTCTCCCTTTGGCCCTGGGGTTCGTCCTGATGCTGGGAGCGGCCGACCTCCTGGGGGACCTCACCTTCGAGGGGGGCAGAAGCATCGCAGGCCCTTTCCTCGGGTCCCTGGGGGCGGGGGCAGTGGCCATCGCCACCCTATCAGGCCTGGGAGAGATGGCCGGCCTCCTGGTGCGCCTCGCCTCCGGCTATCTCTCCGACCGCATCCCTCGCCTTTGGCCCCTCGCCCTGTGGGGATATGCCATCAACCAGCTTTCGGTGCCCTCCCTGGCCTTGGTCTTCCAATGGCCCCTGGGCGCCCTTCTGCTGGTGGCCGAGCGGATGGGACGGGGGACAAGGGCTCCCCCCCGTGACCTCATGCTCTCCTACGCCGCCTTGCGTCTCGGCCCGGGGTGGACCTTTGGCCTCCACGAGGCCATGGACCAACTGGGGGCTATGGCGGGGCCCCTGCTGGTGGCCCTTGTCGTCCAGTTGGGACTGGGCTACCGAGGGGCCTTCGCCGTCCTGCTGGCCCCCGCCTTGGCCTGCCTATCCCTCCTCTGGTGGACCCGCCTGCGCTACCCCCAGCCGATGGCCATGGAGAGGGCGGAAGCGGACACGATAGATAGCCCCTCTCCCCTTCCGCTCCGCTTCTGGGCCTACGTGGCAGCCCTGGCCCTGGTGGCGGCTGGCTACGTGGACTTTCCCCTCATCGCCTTCCACCTGCACAAGGAAGAGGTGGGGGTGGCCACGCCCCCCCTCCTATACGGCCTGGCCATGGGGGTGGATGCCCTGGCTGCCCTGGCCCTGGGGCGCCTTTTCGACTATGTGGGGCTCAGGGCCATGGCCTTGGCCGCCCTCATCTCCGCCCCCTTCGGCCCCCTCTTCTTCCTGACCGATTCCCCTCCTCTCTGGGCCCTGGCCGCCGCCCAATGGGGGGTGGGCATGGCTGCCCAGGAATCTATCATGAGGGCAGCGGTGGTGACCATGGTGCCCAGAGGACGCCGCGGCCTCGCCTTCGGTCTCCTCAACGCCATCTATGGCCTGGCCTGGTTTGCAGGCAGCGCCCTCATGGGCCTGCTGTACGACATCTCCTTGCCCGCCCTGGCATCCCTGGCTGCCGCCGCCCAGGTGGCTGCCGCCCTCCTCTTCATGGCCCTAGCCAAGGGCATGGGCCATGCCAGGGGTGCAGATAGCCCTACAGGATGA
- the gyrB gene encoding DNA topoisomerase (ATP-hydrolyzing) subunit B, giving the protein MADKQSSTYTAADIQVLEGLEAVRRRPGMYIGSTDARGLHHLLFEIVDNSIDEAMAGYCNRIEVVLDAQGGALVRDNGRGIPVEPHPRTGRSALETVMTYLHAGGKFGRQAYKVSGGLHGVGAAVVNALSEAMWVEVRRDGLVHRQAYARGRPITEVEVVGEAPEGESGTTTWFRPDPQIFPQREFDFDTVAQRLQEMAFLTKGVWIRLRDERTGREVNYYFEGGIRSFVQRLNKGRKALHEPIYFQRTVDSTIVEVAIQYNDGFNDSTYAFANCIHTIDGGTHLTGFRSALTRVINDYARRQKLLKEDEPNLTGDDVREGLTAIVSVKLPEPQFEGQTKTRLGNPEVKGQVESVVGEELSRWLEEHPADARRIVEKCLTAARAREAARRARDLILRKSALEDTTLPGKLADCTEREPRRRELYIVEGDSAGGSAKQGRDRRFQAILPLRGKILNVEKARQDKILAHEEIRAIITALGAGFGDSFDLKRLRYHRVIIMTDADVDGSHIRTLLLTFFFRHMRPLIEEGHLFIAQPPLYRIARGNEEHWAYSEREKDELLKRLKDGKRVVVQRYKGLGEMNPEQLWQTTMDPQRRTILQVTVEDAALADRIFSHLMGEEVGPRKAFIQSHYHQVRNLDV; this is encoded by the coding sequence ATGGCCGATAAACAGTCCAGCACTTACACCGCTGCCGATATCCAGGTCTTGGAGGGGCTGGAGGCCGTCCGCCGCCGGCCCGGCATGTACATCGGCTCCACCGATGCCCGTGGCCTCCATCACCTTCTCTTCGAGATCGTGGACAACTCCATCGACGAGGCCATGGCCGGGTACTGCAACCGCATCGAGGTGGTGCTGGATGCCCAAGGTGGAGCCCTTGTGCGAGACAACGGCCGTGGCATCCCGGTGGAGCCTCATCCCCGCACCGGCCGCTCGGCCCTGGAGACGGTAATGACATATCTCCACGCTGGGGGGAAGTTTGGGCGGCAGGCCTACAAGGTATCGGGCGGGCTGCACGGTGTGGGGGCAGCAGTGGTCAATGCCCTCTCGGAGGCCATGTGGGTGGAGGTGCGGCGAGATGGCCTGGTCCACCGGCAGGCCTACGCCCGCGGCCGCCCCATCACCGAGGTGGAGGTGGTGGGCGAGGCCCCAGAGGGGGAGTCGGGCACCACCACCTGGTTCCGGCCAGACCCCCAGATCTTCCCCCAGCGGGAGTTCGATTTTGATACCGTGGCCCAACGCCTCCAGGAGATGGCCTTCCTCACCAAAGGGGTCTGGATCCGCCTCCGGGACGAGCGCACAGGCCGGGAGGTCAACTACTACTTCGAAGGGGGCATAAGGAGCTTCGTCCAGCGCCTCAACAAGGGGCGCAAGGCCCTCCACGAGCCCATCTACTTTCAGAGGACGGTGGACAGCACCATCGTGGAGGTGGCCATCCAGTACAACGATGGCTTCAACGACTCTACCTACGCCTTCGCCAACTGCATCCACACCATCGATGGCGGCACCCACCTCACCGGCTTCCGCAGCGCCCTCACCCGCGTCATCAACGACTACGCCCGTAGGCAAAAGCTCCTCAAGGAGGACGAGCCCAACCTCACTGGCGACGACGTGCGGGAGGGGCTCACAGCCATCGTATCCGTCAAACTACCCGAGCCCCAGTTCGAGGGGCAGACCAAGACCCGCCTGGGGAACCCTGAGGTGAAGGGGCAGGTGGAGTCGGTGGTGGGGGAGGAGCTCTCCCGCTGGCTGGAGGAGCACCCCGCCGACGCCCGCCGCATCGTCGAGAAGTGCCTCACCGCCGCCCGGGCCCGCGAGGCCGCCCGCCGCGCCCGCGACCTCATCCTGCGCAAGAGCGCCCTGGAGGACACCACCCTGCCAGGCAAGCTGGCCGATTGCACCGAGCGGGAGCCCCGCCGCCGCGAGCTCTATATCGTGGAGGGGGACTCGGCTGGGGGCTCAGCCAAGCAGGGAAGGGATCGTCGCTTCCAGGCCATCCTCCCCCTGCGGGGCAAGATCCTCAACGTGGAGAAGGCCCGCCAGGACAAGATCCTGGCCCACGAGGAGATAAGGGCCATCATCACCGCCTTAGGCGCTGGCTTCGGCGACTCCTTCGACCTCAAGAGGCTCCGCTACCATCGGGTCATCATCATGACCGACGCCGATGTGGACGGCTCCCACATCCGGACCCTGCTGCTGACCTTCTTCTTCCGCCACATGCGCCCTCTCATCGAGGAGGGGCATCTGTTCATCGCCCAGCCGCCCCTTTACCGCATCGCCCGCGGCAACGAGGAGCACTGGGCCTATTCCGAGCGGGAGAAGGACGAGCTCCTCAAGCGCCTGAAAGATGGAAAGCGGGTGGTGGTGCAGCGGTATAAGGGCTTGGGGGAGATGAACCCTGAGCAGCTCTGGCAGACCACCATGGACCCCCAACGCCGCACCATCCTGCAGGTGACGGTGGAGGACGCCGCCCTGGCCGACCGCATCTTCAGCCACCTCATGGGGGAGGAGGTAGGCCCCAGGAAGGCCTTCATCCAGAGCCACTACCACCAAGTGCGCAACCTGGACGTCTGA
- the nadD gene encoding nicotinate-nucleotide adenylyltransferase — MAGMRVGVLGGTFDPIHLGHLILADTAWELLSLERLLFVPAGNPWRKAGQPITPGHHRLAMVRLALEGSPFQVWTGELQRPGPSYTVDTLHELRLELPGAEFFLVMGYDSLLDLPHWHRPQEIISLAFLAVASRPGAEDEGALARVEALLPGLKSRLVWLDMPPVGISATLVRERVRVGRSIRYLVPPQVEEYIRSQGLYRQGFTADR; from the coding sequence ATGGCTGGGATGAGGGTGGGGGTGCTGGGGGGCACCTTCGACCCCATCCACCTGGGTCACCTCATCCTCGCCGATACGGCGTGGGAGCTCCTCTCTCTGGAGCGTCTCCTCTTCGTGCCGGCGGGCAACCCTTGGCGCAAAGCGGGGCAACCTATAACCCCTGGCCATCACCGGTTGGCCATGGTGCGCCTGGCCCTGGAGGGCTCCCCCTTCCAGGTGTGGACGGGTGAGCTGCAGCGTCCCGGCCCCTCCTACACCGTGGACACCCTCCATGAGCTGCGGTTGGAGCTCCCCGGCGCTGAGTTCTTCCTGGTGATGGGCTACGACTCCCTCCTGGACCTGCCTCACTGGCACCGGCCCCAGGAGATCATCTCGCTGGCCTTCTTGGCCGTGGCCTCCCGCCCCGGGGCGGAGGACGAGGGGGCCTTGGCCCGGGTGGAGGCTCTCCTTCCGGGCCTGAAGAGCCGACTGGTCTGGCTGGACATGCCGCCGGTAGGCATCAGCGCCACCTTGGTGCGCGAGCGGGTGCGGGTTGGGCGGTCCATCCGCTACCTGGTGCCTCCACAGGTGGAGGAGTATATACGCAGCCAAGGGCTCTATCGCCAAGGGTTCACAGCAGATAGGTGA
- the obgE gene encoding GTPase ObgE, whose translation MIDRARIWVKGGDGGNGCVSFRREKFVPRGGPDGGNGGDGGNVYLVADPHMRTLYVVARRHRYEAGRGQHGKGKNMHGRRGEDVYVAVPVGTVVHRVEADGSLTYVGDLDRPGKMLLVARGGRGGLGNAAFVSPTRRAPRIAQRGEKGEEVELQLDLKLLADVGIVGLPNVGKSTLLAALTRARPKIAPYPFTTLEPHLGVATVDGGELVIADIPGLIEGAHEGKGLGLDFLRHIERTRLLVHLLDGTRPDVAADMDVVNRELALAPGNLACKEQVVAVNKVDLPEVRARIPALREALRRRGVEPIFISAATGEGTRQLLEVVWERFRALAPPAQVAAGEALVATRGPRFRVAREDGGFRVDGRDPVALAHMMPLEDDEGRQEFWRRLARMGVVRALRRAGAKPGDPVRFGDVEVPWLG comes from the coding sequence ATGATCGATAGGGCCCGTATTTGGGTGAAGGGTGGGGACGGTGGCAATGGCTGCGTCTCCTTCCGGCGGGAGAAGTTCGTGCCCCGCGGCGGGCCTGACGGCGGCAACGGCGGCGACGGGGGGAACGTGTACTTGGTGGCCGATCCTCACATGCGCACCCTGTACGTAGTGGCGCGGAGGCACCGCTATGAGGCAGGGCGCGGCCAGCATGGCAAGGGGAAGAACATGCACGGCCGCCGTGGTGAAGATGTCTACGTGGCGGTGCCTGTGGGCACTGTAGTGCACCGGGTGGAGGCTGATGGCTCGCTGACGTATGTGGGGGACCTAGACAGGCCGGGGAAGATGTTGCTGGTGGCCCGCGGCGGCAGGGGCGGCCTGGGCAACGCTGCCTTCGTCTCGCCTACGAGGCGGGCGCCGCGCATCGCCCAGCGGGGCGAGAAAGGAGAAGAGGTGGAGCTCCAACTAGACCTCAAGCTCCTGGCCGATGTAGGCATTGTGGGGCTCCCCAACGTGGGCAAGTCCACCCTCCTGGCGGCCCTCACCAGAGCCCGGCCGAAGATCGCTCCCTACCCGTTTACCACGTTGGAGCCCCACCTGGGGGTGGCCACGGTGGACGGCGGGGAGCTGGTCATCGCCGATATCCCTGGTCTCATCGAAGGGGCCCATGAGGGTAAGGGCTTGGGCTTGGACTTCCTGCGGCATATAGAGCGGACCCGCCTGCTGGTGCACCTCCTGGACGGCACCCGCCCCGACGTGGCGGCAGATATGGATGTGGTCAACAGAGAGCTGGCTCTGGCGCCAGGCAACCTGGCGTGCAAGGAGCAGGTGGTGGCGGTCAACAAGGTAGACCTGCCAGAGGTGCGGGCGCGGATCCCTGCCCTGCGGGAGGCCCTGAGGCGACGGGGAGTGGAGCCCATCTTCATATCGGCTGCCACGGGAGAAGGCACCCGCCAGCTCCTGGAGGTGGTATGGGAGAGGTTTCGAGCTTTGGCCCCTCCTGCCCAAGTGGCGGCCGGCGAGGCGCTTGTGGCTACAAGGGGGCCGCGCTTCCGTGTGGCCCGAGAGGACGGTGGTTTCCGCGTGGACGGGAGGGACCCGGTGGCCCTGGCCCATATGATGCCGTTGGAGGACGATGAGGGGCGCCAGGAGTTCTGGCGACGCCTGGCCCGCATGGGGGTGGTGCGGGCCCTGCGGCGGGCGGGGGCCAAGCCCGGCGACCCCGTGCGCTTCGGGGACGTGGAGGTGCCATGGCTGGGATGA